In Verrucomicrobiota bacterium, the genomic stretch GAGCATTGGATCGCGGGCAGCGGCGGATTGGACAGCTCCCAGGCGCGCTACATCTACGCGCTGTCCTTGACGGAAACGCGTCGGCTGATCGCCGCGACCGCGGGTGGTCTCTACTTGCTGGACATTTCCCCGTTCAACCTCGTCGCGCCGAATTTGCAGGTGACGCGCTTGGGCAGTGACGTGGTGCTTTCCTGGAGCGTAACCGCCAGCGATTTCATTCTTGAAATGACTGGCGAGCTTTCCAATTCGAGCGTCTGGACTGTGGTAACCAACGTGCCTTCGACTAGCAATGGGATAATGACGGTTACAAACAGCACGCTGGGAGCAAAGAAGTTTTATCGCCTGCGAAAACCTTGACCCATCGCAAAACATTCGAATCGATAGGAACTCTTGCCGTTCATTTCAGTCTCCGAGAGTCTGCCGTTTCAGTCCTCGTCACGCCCTGGGTCGGACATTCCAGGCGAATGCGAGCAGGCCGGCCGCCGCGGCTGTGCAGGCCAGTGTCGCGTAGAGCGCATAATCCCAGTTGTAGTGTTGCGCGATCCAGCCCAACCCCTTGCCTTGCGCCACCCGGCCAACGTAGCCGAACAACCCGACAAATCCCGCCGCCGTGCCCACCGCTTTCTTCGAAGTCAGATCAAGGGACATCACGCCCACCATCATTACCGGCACGTAAACGAAGAAACCCACCAGGGTCAACAGGGACAAATCCAGCCACAACATTCCGGGCGGCGTCCAAATGAGTCCCGCGAACGCGCCCATGGCGGGCACCAAACACACCGCGCTGACCATCCCGCGCCGGCCCTCCAACCGGTCCGAAAGCCAGCCCATCGACAACATGCCGGCCGCGCCAGCGAATTCGATGAGGAGCGTGCTGTAGCCGCCGATGATAAGCGTCGCGCCCTTCTTCTCCTTGAGATAGGTCGGCCCCCAATCCAGCATGCTGTAGCGCGCCACATACACGAAGAAGTTCGCGATTGCGATCAGCCACAGGTATTTGTTGGTGAGGATGTATTTCACAAAGAGTTCTTTGAAGCTGAGTTCCTGCTCGTGCGTTTCGATCTCCTCGGGCGGATACTCATTTTTGTATTCCTCGATCGAAGGCAAGCCGACGGATTGCGGGGTGTCGCGCATCCGCCAGAACAGATACACCGACGCGATCGACGCGATGATGCCCGGCACGAAAAACGCCGAGGGCCAGCCAAACTCCCGCGCGCTATAGGCGGCGACGACGCCCACCAGGCCACCTCCCAAATTATGCGACATGTTCCATACGCCGAAGATCGTCCCGCGCTCCCGGTACGTGTACCAGTGTCCCAAACCGCGGGCGCACGGTCCGTAACCCATGCCTTGGATCAACCCGTTCAGCGTCCACAGCCCAAGGTGCGCCCAATAATTTGTAGCCGCGCCGAACAGAAAATTCACCAACGCGGTCATCAAGAGACCGACCGCGATGAATTTGCGCGGGTTGCTGTGGTCGGATAGGTAGCCCATCAGCAACTTGCCGACGCCGTACGCGATGGCAGTGACGGCCAGGATGTCGCCGATCATCGACTTGTCGTAATTCAACGCCTGCCCCATTTCCTTGGACACGACGCCAAGGTTGTTGCGCACCACGTAAAATGTGGCGTAACCGATGAAGGCAGACTCGAAGATCCGCCAGCGATAACGAGGGTAAAGCTGATCGACCTCCGCCGGCGGTAACCGCGGAATGTGCGGGGCGGGCTTGAACCAGTCCAGGATTTGTCGTGCCATTCGGCGTCTTCCTTTCGTTAAGCCGTCGCCGAGGCCACGCGCTCCGAAGCTCGATGCCCGGCGGCACGGTAACGATTTAATTCCGCTTCCCGTTCCTCGCGTGACCAGCCGAGGCTTTCGCCCATCCAATCAGCAACCTGCTCCGCCTTCTGATCGGCAACATGATAGTAATGATGCCAGTTGGCGCGGCGCACCATCACATCGTCCAGATGGACTGCCCACTCGTTTGCGCAGAAATGCTCCACGACGTGGCGATTGAATTCCGGCGGCAATATTCCGCTGAGGCCGGTCGTTTCGGCCGGCGGTAGCAATGGTTCTACCGCAGTTCGGCAAGGCTCGAATCGTCCGCCGAGTCTTTTGGCGATGCGATCCACCGTCTGCTCGGCCATCAGGCGGTAAGTTGTCAGTTTGCCGCCCGCCACATCCCACCAGAACGGTTCGGGATTGTTAATTTCGTGCGTGCGCGAAATATCCGACGGTTTGCCGCCGGGATCGGCGAGGAGGGGCCGCAAACCTGCCCACGTACTGATGACGTCGCTCCCGGACAATCCCGCCGTCGGGAAAAATTCTCCCACGATACGGAGCAGGTATTGAATATCATCCGGTTCGGTCCGGACGGCTTCGACCGGGCCGCGATAATCCGTGTCGGTCGTTCCAATGATGACACGTTCGCCCCAGGGGATCAAAAAAAGAATCCGCTTTCCCTCGGTCATGACCATGGCATCCGTCACCGGCAGCCGACCGCGATCAACGACCAGATGAATCCCTTTCGTCAGCCGCAGTTTGATGTGGCTGTGGGGCAGGCCGTCGGCCCACGGGCCGGTTGCATTGACGACGGCACGGGCGCGAACAGTGTAGGCGCCGACGTAAGGAGGCGGGCTGTTCTGCTCCTCACTCAAGTCCGCCTCCTTACGTCGGCGGCTACGAGAGGTAGCGTTCAATTCTTCACTCAATTCACACTCCCAAATTCCAGATGAATAGCGGGCGTTCGCGAAGCGAACGTAATTGAGCACGATCGCGCCAGCCTTCGCCGCGGAACGAAGGGTGTCGAGCACCAATCGGGCGTCGTTCGTAAAACCGTCGAAGTATCGCACGGCGCCGGTCAGCCCTTGATCGTTCAACATGGGCACGTGGTTAAGAACTTCGCTGCGACTCAGCCCGCGTGATCGACCGAGATTGCGTCCGCCGCAAAGCAGGTCGTAAATCTTCACGCCGATGCGCAACTGCCATAGCGGCCAAGCGGTGCCGCAATAGGTCGGAAAAACAAAGGCCAGTGGCTCGGTCAAATGCGGGGCGATGCGGCGGAGAATTCCTTTTTCCACGCTGGCCTGGCGCACCAGCCCCAGTCGTCCTTGTGCCAGATAGCGCAACCCACCGTGCAACAACCGGCTGGATCGGCTGCTGGTGCCAAAGGCAAAATCATGCTGCTCGACCAACCCAACCCGCAGTCCGCGCATCGCCGCATCGCGCGCCACACCCGCGCCGACGATTCCTCCTCCAATGATGAGCAAGTCCAATGGGTCGGTGTTCAGCGACTGAATGGAGCGGCGCCTCGGAGAAGCCTCAAACGATTTCA encodes the following:
- a CDS encoding MFS transporter, translated to MARQILDWFKPAPHIPRLPPAEVDQLYPRYRWRIFESAFIGYATFYVVRNNLGVVSKEMGQALNYDKSMIGDILAVTAIAYGVGKLLMGYLSDHSNPRKFIAVGLLMTALVNFLFGAATNYWAHLGLWTLNGLIQGMGYGPCARGLGHWYTYRERGTIFGVWNMSHNLGGGLVGVVAAYSAREFGWPSAFFVPGIIASIASVYLFWRMRDTPQSVGLPSIEEYKNEYPPEEIETHEQELSFKELFVKYILTNKYLWLIAIANFFVYVARYSMLDWGPTYLKEKKGATLIIGGYSTLLIEFAGAAGMLSMGWLSDRLEGRRGMVSAVCLVPAMGAFAGLIWTPPGMLWLDLSLLTLVGFFVYVPVMMVGVMSLDLTSKKAVGTAAGFVGLFGYVGRVAQGKGLGWIAQHYNWDYALYATLACTAAAAGLLAFAWNVRPRA
- a CDS encoding glycerol-3-phosphate dehydrogenase/oxidase, producing MNTDPLDLLIIGGGIVGAGVARDAAMRGLRVGLVEQHDFAFGTSSRSSRLLHGGLRYLAQGRLGLVRQASVEKGILRRIAPHLTEPLAFVFPTYCGTAWPLWQLRIGVKIYDLLCGGRNLGRSRGLSRSEVLNHVPMLNDQGLTGAVRYFDGFTNDARLVLDTLRSAAKAGAIVLNYVRFANARYSSGIWECELSEELNATSRSRRRKEADLSEEQNSPPPYVGAYTVRARAVVNATGPWADGLPHSHIKLRLTKGIHLVVDRGRLPVTDAMVMTEGKRILFLIPWGERVIIGTTDTDYRGPVEAVRTEPDDIQYLLRIVGEFFPTAGLSGSDVISTWAGLRPLLADPGGKPSDISRTHEINNPEPFWWDVAGGKLTTYRLMAEQTVDRIAKRLGGRFEPCRTAVEPLLPPAETTGLSGILPPEFNRHVVEHFCANEWAVHLDDVMVRRANWHHYYHVADQKAEQVADWMGESLGWSREEREAELNRYRAAGHRASERVASATA